A genome region from Candidatus Zixiibacteriota bacterium includes the following:
- a CDS encoding 4Fe-4S ferredoxin codes for MPMRDIIIIDEEKCDGCGHCVDACAEGALDIIDGKARLVSDFLCDGFGECLGSCPQDALTIEKREARKFDESKVKENIEMKQNKDHKQDLPCGCPGSNIQMLNQTVKAQDGPQGRTSNRSQLGHWPVQLKLVPPSAPFLRDADLLICADCVPFAVPDFHRRYLKDHAVVVGCPKLDDLQYYYEKLKDIYKQARPQRITVLKMEVPCCNGLAEASLKARDEVAPDIEAEVHTIKIKGGIEIEMIAAKAEAI; via the coding sequence ATGCCGATGCGAGATATAATCATAATCGATGAAGAGAAATGCGATGGTTGCGGTCATTGTGTGGATGCCTGCGCCGAGGGCGCGCTCGATATAATCGACGGCAAGGCCAGGCTGGTGAGCGATTTTTTGTGCGACGGTTTCGGGGAATGCCTGGGATCGTGTCCCCAGGATGCGCTCACTATTGAAAAACGCGAGGCCCGAAAATTCGACGAGTCAAAGGTGAAGGAGAACATCGAGATGAAGCAGAATAAAGACCATAAACAGGATCTGCCCTGCGGGTGTCCCGGATCTAATATCCAGATGCTCAATCAAACTGTTAAAGCGCAGGATGGTCCGCAAGGGCGAACATCAAATCGATCTCAGCTCGGCCACTGGCCGGTTCAGCTCAAGCTGGTGCCGCCGAGCGCCCCATTTCTCAGGGATGCCGATCTTTTGATCTGCGCCGACTGTGTCCCCTTTGCGGTGCCGGATTTTCATCGTCGCTACCTCAAAGACCATGCGGTGGTGGTTGGATGTCCCAAGCTGGACGATCTTCAATATTACTATGAAAAACTGAAGGATATCTACAAACAAGCCCGGCCCCAGAGGATCACGGTCCTGAAAATGGAAGTGCCCTGTTGCAACGGATTGGCCGAGGCTTCCCTGAAAGCCAGAGATGAGGTCGCGCCTGATATCGAAGCCGAGGTTCATACGATTAAAATAAAAGGTGGTATAGAAATCGAGATGATCGCGGCTAAAGCAGAGGCGATCTAA
- a CDS encoding GNAT family N-acetyltransferase: protein MIEIIQPKTEPELQQVRQVFREYEKYLGFELDFQSFEDELRSLPGVYSPPAGRLFMAVDNGSRPAGTVALKKIDDGICEMKRLYVRPEYRGHKLGLRLAELIIDEAREIGYKKMRLDSLKRLTEALSLYKKLGFIQTDPYVYNPLEDVVYMELDLTVQS from the coding sequence ATGATCGAGATAATCCAGCCCAAAACAGAACCGGAACTCCAGCAGGTTCGGCAGGTTTTTCGTGAGTACGAAAAGTATCTCGGCTTTGAACTCGACTTCCAGTCCTTCGAAGATGAACTCAGATCCCTGCCGGGAGTATATTCACCTCCAGCAGGTCGTTTGTTTATGGCAGTTGACAACGGTTCGCGACCGGCCGGGACTGTTGCCCTCAAGAAAATCGATGACGGTATCTGCGAAATGAAAAGGCTCTATGTCCGTCCGGAGTATCGCGGTCATAAACTGGGACTGCGGCTGGCCGAATTGATTATCGACGAGGCCAGGGAAATCGGCTACAAAAAGATGCGTCTGGATTCACTCAAACGTCTCACTGAAGCTCTCAGCTTGTACAAAAAGCTCGGTTTCATACAAACCGATCCGTATGTCTACAATCCATTAGAGGACGTCGTCTACATGGAACTGGATCTGACGGTTCAGTCTTAG
- a CDS encoding GNAT family N-acetyltransferase codes for MTEIKTLSKDELGFVFDLVDPLDWGYFPRDFERMIELDHEGAFVALHQNKRAGFVMTTSYGRYSFVGPMVVMESLRGQGIGEKLLVRAIDYLRSNRVEAIELDAVFKAASLYRRLGFRDKYFSYRMRNRVDTTGETPEVLSAKMTDELIEFDYKMTRIDRSRQIRQFISEYPDSIYVTGRNRIEAWTLVRKRKGGLTWIGPLIASSTDSAIELFRKVTTHYAGKPLGLGVVEPARDFIEYLRKQGFIHKVPGLRMYHGQKLDYERNMYAIIGPEKG; via the coding sequence ATGACTGAAATAAAGACACTTTCAAAAGATGAGCTCGGTTTTGTTTTCGATCTGGTCGATCCGCTCGACTGGGGTTATTTCCCCCGTGATTTCGAACGCATGATTGAACTTGATCACGAGGGTGCCTTTGTCGCCCTCCATCAAAATAAAAGGGCTGGTTTTGTGATGACCACTTCCTACGGCAGATACTCTTTTGTAGGTCCCATGGTGGTCATGGAAAGTTTGCGCGGACAGGGAATCGGTGAGAAACTTTTAGTCAGAGCCATCGATTATCTAAGAAGCAACAGGGTCGAAGCGATCGAGCTCGATGCGGTTTTTAAAGCGGCCAGTCTATACCGGCGCCTCGGATTCAGGGACAAGTATTTCTCTTACCGCATGCGAAATCGAGTCGATACCACTGGCGAAACACCTGAAGTGCTGTCTGCGAAAATGACCGATGAATTGATTGAATTCGATTACAAGATGACCCGAATCGACCGTAGCAGACAGATTCGGCAGTTTATTTCCGAATACCCGGATTCGATATATGTAACCGGCCGGAACAGAATCGAGGCCTGGACACTGGTGCGAAAACGCAAAGGTGGTTTGACCTGGATCGGGCCATTGATTGCCTCTTCGACTGACAGTGCAATCGAGTTGTTCAGGAAAGTTACTACTCATTATGCTGGTAAGCCCTTAGGGTTGGGTGTTGTGGAACCGGCGCGGGATTTCATCGAATACCTGAGAAAACAGGGTTTTATACACAAGGTGCCCGGATTGCGAATGTACCACGGTCAGAAACTCGATTACGAACGAAACATGTATGCCATTATCGGTCCCGAAAAGGGATAA